Proteins co-encoded in one Vicia villosa cultivar HV-30 ecotype Madison, WI unplaced genomic scaffold, Vvil1.0 ctg.000121F_1_1, whole genome shotgun sequence genomic window:
- the LOC131624417 gene encoding sugar transporter ERD6-like 7, whose protein sequence is MRVFSFVVPIFVAEISPKELRGALTILNQFMIVLGASVSFVIGTVLSWRALSLIGLILAAVLLLGLFFIPESPRWLVSNKFL, encoded by the exons ATGAGAGTCTTTTCATTTGTG GTTCCTATCTTCGTAGCAGAAATCTCACCAAAAGAACTCCGAGGAGCCCTCACTATATTAAATCAG TTCATGATTGTTCTTGGGGCATCCGTGTCATTCGTAATTGGAACAGTACTTTCATGGAGGGCTTTATCTTTAATTG GACTTATTCTCGCTGCTGTGTTGCTTTTGGGTCTATTCTTCATTCCAGAGTCTCCTAGATGGCTTGTAAGTAataaatttctataa